From Companilactobacillus heilongjiangensis, one genomic window encodes:
- a CDS encoding DUF6978 family protein, which yields MEKNDFSKLKNLEKDSELNLLAVPAKGLQKYFKVKGKFTSKEKFDSIVARTGHVNKNKLTIILNSKSHGPMMRFDIIGTDHDDIPTPHLHIFNGGDSIINQTVLSKDELPDQLKDCINNLDNVVEDFTLFLKFINVDLSDVQITADFV from the coding sequence ATGGAAAAAAATGATTTTTCAAAATTAAAGAATCTTGAGAAAGATTCTGAACTTAATTTACTAGCTGTTCCCGCCAAAGGATTACAAAAATATTTTAAAGTAAAGGGAAAATTCACCTCAAAAGAAAAATTTGATAGTATAGTTGCACGGACAGGGCATGTAAATAAAAACAAGCTAACAATAATACTTAATTCTAAGTCACATGGGCCGATGATGAGATTTGATATAATCGGAACGGATCATGACGATATTCCTACACCCCACCTCCATATCTTTAATGGCGGAGATTCTATAATTAATCAAACGGTTTTGTCTAAGGACGAACTACCTGATCAATTGAAAGATTGCATAAATAATTTAGACAATGTTGTAGAAGATTTTACCTTATTTCTAAAATTTATTAATGTAGACCTATCTGACGTAC